One window from the genome of Cryptomeria japonica chromosome 6, Sugi_1.0, whole genome shotgun sequence encodes:
- the LOC131058427 gene encoding uncharacterized protein LOC131058427, whose amino-acid sequence MLLRSSSSSVLDSLFGGHVESEAKNSSIRRCRTVQVSPGRHQMHVTDDGNVGQGIRVESKFKRVVSETDLSQSKSVSPTPSRRWSMRTRSGSFGSSVAEGEASLDDVLWYTRLDESPEEEEFEDSETQFSIGYRSSEHPFEYSAPGAKSMAAHIDGVSGKTESLLGLDGLDSGATAGVASLVRNRPVESEVNSGYYNGGFGSGDGSGLSGRGGNGGRRGGSGPDSNSTDDYYQKMLQANPGNPLLLSNYAKYLHEVQHDLKKAEEYYGRAILASPADGDALSLYAKLIWDVHKDAPRAESYYDRAVEAAPDDCYVLGSYAHFLWNAEEEEEDEDVTLQTDRVPITTYGAAAPAS is encoded by the exons ATGTTACTTCGTAGTTCATCTTCTTCTGTATTGGATTCCCTTTTTGGAGGTCACGTGGAATCAGAAGCGAAGAATTCTTCCATTAGGAGATGCAGAACTGTGCAGGTGTCTCCAGGGAGGCACCAGATGCATGTTACAGATGATGGGAATGTAGGGCAGGGTATAAGGGTAGAGTCTAAGTTTAAGAGGGTGGTTTCTGAGACTGATTTGAGTCAATCCAAATCGGTATCCCCCACGCCAAGTAGACGATGGTCAATGAGGACTAGGTCTGGGAGTTTTGGGTCCTCGGTTGCGGAGGGAGAAGCAAGCCTTGATGATGTTCTCTGGTATACCAGATTAGATGAGTCTCCTGAAGAGGAAGAGTTTGAGGATTCTGAGACTCAATTTTCAATTGGGTACCGGAGTTCTGAGCACCCATTTGAGTATTCTGCCCCTGGAGCAAAATCCATGGCTGCTCACATTGATGGGGTCTCTGGAAAGACTGAGAGCTTGCTTGGTTTGGATGGATTGGATTCTGGAGCCACTGCTGGAGTGGCTTCTTTGGTCCGCAATAGGCCAGTTGAAAGTGAGGTGAATTCAGGATATTATAATGGGGGATTTGGGAGTGGAGATGGAAGTGGACTTTCTGGTAGGGGTGGTAATGGAGGAAGGAGAGGGGGCTCTGGACCTGATTCCAATAGTACTGATGATTACTATCAGAAGATGCTCCAGGCCAATCCTGGCAATCCACTCCTTTTGAGTAATTATGCCAAGTACCTGCATGAG GTCCAACATGATCTCAAAAAAGCAGAGGAGTATTATGGAAGAGCCATACTAGCAAGTCCTGCTGATGGAGATGCACTCTCTCTGTATGCCAAGTTGATATGGGATGTTCACAAAGATGCTCCTCGTGCTGAATCTTACTATGATCGAGCTGTGGAGGCTGCTCCAGATGACTG TTATGTTCTTGGATCATATGCTCATTTCCTATGGAAtgcagaagaggaagaagaggatgaagatgtTACTTTGCAGACAGACAGAGTACCAATAACAACTTATGGAGCTGCTGCTCCAGCTTCCTGA
- the LOC131058428 gene encoding uncharacterized protein LOC131058428: MYIQKWYPNAGREDKFVVQVPVWIKLPGLPMEYWEEDVFVGIANSFGELIAIDPVMASRRRLIYARICVGVEPEMDMPEEIEIESKLGKPMQNIVYESIPFACFHCKKVGNWAKKCPSNVVKSQSQTKVWKKVDNSLKASPSDGLDQEKQSRVGRTKKVLVRELGNETKKGDNDNIFHQEKE; this comes from the coding sequence atgtatatccagaaatggtaCCCTAATGCAGGAAGAGAGGATAAGTTTGTGGTccaagttccagtttggataaagtTACCTGGGCTCcctatggaatattgggaggaagatgtgtttgttGGAATAGCCAATTCTTTCGGGGAGCTTATCGCCATTGATCCAGTTATGGCATccagaagaagacttatttatgctaGAATTTGTGTAGGAGTTGAGCCCGAAATggatatgccagaggaaatagagatagaatcaaaactaggcAAACCGatgcagaatattgtttatgaatcaatcccttttgcatgctttcaCTGTAAGAAAGTTGGgaactgggctaaaaaatgcccaagtaaTGTGGTCAAATCTCAATCCCAAACTAAAGTGTGGAAAAAGGTGGACAACTCTTTGAAAGCCTCGCCTTCTGATGGACTGGATCAGGAGAAACAGTCCCGGGTAGGAAGAACAAAGAAGGTGTTAGTCAGAGAGTTGGGAAATGAAACGAAGAAAGGAGATAATGATAATATCTTCCATCAGGAAAAGGAGTAG